A single window of Candidatus Hydrogenedentota bacterium DNA harbors:
- a CDS encoding outer membrane lipoprotein carrier protein LolA, producing MYRLSTLAIMSSLCLTLWCGSVPAATFEETEAAILKTWSNVKTLTADVALETSAKDGGATSATGSIVMLVEAHVVKYREQLTMRVAEPAPIEMAMDCIFDGQDLYVINEVSGETTVLKTQPGAGDDIPPPGGKVLLDQVKADFTVTVGEQQRVHGKNCHVLECTPKDTTEGVSHLRLFIDRETGVAVRMEITPQTGDPIIVRYSNVRLNRDVNPAQFVFHAPEGVPLLEARPAGTVPETAPQPEATAPPAEAAPEPAPQPEAAAPPAEAAPEPAPQPEAAAPPAEAAPEPAPQPEAAAPPAEAAPETAPRPEAAAPPAEAAPETAPQPEAAAAPAEAAPTAEAMPEAQAALPPAEEVLELEATAPVAEADSESALSGPSSGTRLQLRGDALFESEGEEDPGIGLDDNGP from the coding sequence ATGTATCGATTGAGTACGCTTGCCATCATGAGTTCGTTGTGCCTGACGCTCTGGTGCGGCTCGGTTCCCGCAGCCACTTTCGAGGAGACCGAAGCCGCCATCCTCAAGACATGGAGCAACGTGAAGACGCTCACGGCTGACGTCGCTCTGGAGACTTCCGCGAAGGACGGCGGCGCCACGAGCGCGACCGGAAGCATCGTCATGCTGGTCGAAGCTCATGTCGTCAAGTATCGCGAACAATTGACTATGCGCGTGGCGGAACCGGCGCCCATCGAAATGGCCATGGACTGTATCTTTGATGGCCAGGACCTCTACGTGATCAACGAGGTCTCGGGTGAGACGACCGTTCTGAAGACGCAACCAGGCGCAGGAGACGACATTCCTCCGCCGGGCGGGAAGGTCCTGCTGGATCAGGTGAAGGCGGATTTCACGGTCACGGTTGGCGAACAGCAGCGTGTCCACGGCAAGAATTGCCACGTACTGGAATGCACGCCCAAGGATACGACCGAAGGCGTATCGCACTTGCGCCTCTTCATCGACCGGGAAACGGGCGTGGCTGTGCGCATGGAAATCACGCCGCAAACGGGCGACCCCATCATCGTGCGGTACAGCAATGTGAGACTCAACCGCGACGTGAACCCGGCCCAGTTCGTTTTCCATGCGCCCGAAGGTGTGCCCCTCCTGGAGGCCCGGCCTGCCGGTACGGTTCCCGAGACTGCGCCACAACCCGAGGCCACCGCTCCGCCCGCGGAAGCCGCGCCCGAACCTGCGCCACAACCCGAGGCCGCCGCTCCACCCGCGGAAGCCGCGCCCGAACCTGCGCCACAACCCGAGGCCGCCGCTCCGCCCGCGGAAGCCGCGCCCGAACCTGCGCCACAACCCGAGGCCGCCGCTCCGCCCGCGGAAGCCGCGCCCGAAACTGCGCCACGACCCGAGGCCGCCGCTCCGCCCGCGGAAGCCGCGCCCGAAACTGCGCCACAACCCGAAGCCGCCGCTGCGCCCGCGGAGGCCGCGCCCACAGCCGAGGCCATGCCCGAAGCACAGGCCGCTCTCCCACCTGCTGAGGAGGTCCTGGAATTGGAGGCAACCGCCCCGGTCGCGGAAGCCGATTCGGAATCCGCCTTGTCTGGCCCATCCTCCGGAACCAGGCTGCAATTGCGGGGGGACGCTTTGTTCGAAAGCGAAGGCGAAGAAGACCCTGGCATCGGACTGGATGACAACGGGCCTTGA